In Natranaerobius trueperi, a single window of DNA contains:
- a CDS encoding alpha/beta fold hydrolase, whose translation MKKIFKWILVGVPILLIMGITFIVGGSYLEHRELLTQEKEDYPAPGTIVEINDNGDKLHVYSEGEGKKTLIFMSGFGTSSPVYDFKALYKKLSNDYRIVVVERAGYGWSDITSSCRDIDTVLEETRTALELSGESPPYVLFPHSVAGLEAIYWANLYPKEVKAIIGLDPLTPDYYEKTKEDPPLSRVITLLARTGLMRNQPNVFRDNFPAMEKGHLTEEEAKIAETIFFRRVQTKNMWEEASYLSDNSQTVSEFKKPDSPFHVFISSENEEKYWSECLISFAEETEGEHFVLDAGHYIHLDKPELIAEKSRDLIEKATKN comes from the coding sequence ATGAAAAAAATATTTAAGTGGATTTTAGTTGGAGTTCCAATTCTATTAATTATGGGTATTACATTTATAGTTGGAGGCAGCTATCTTGAGCACAGAGAATTACTAACCCAGGAAAAAGAAGACTATCCGGCACCCGGTACTATTGTAGAAATTAATGATAATGGTGATAAGTTACATGTTTATTCAGAAGGAGAAGGAAAAAAAACTCTTATTTTCATGTCAGGATTTGGAACTAGTTCTCCAGTATATGATTTTAAAGCACTTTATAAAAAATTATCAAATGACTACAGAATTGTTGTAGTAGAACGAGCTGGATACGGATGGAGCGATATTACATCAAGTTGTAGGGATATAGATACTGTTCTAGAAGAAACCCGTACTGCACTAGAGCTTTCTGGAGAAAGTCCTCCTTATGTTTTGTTTCCACATTCTGTGGCTGGTTTAGAAGCAATATATTGGGCTAATCTTTATCCAAAAGAAGTTAAAGCTATTATTGGCTTAGATCCTCTTACTCCAGATTATTATGAGAAAACAAAGGAAGACCCACCTCTATCACGTGTAATAACCCTGTTAGCACGTACTGGTCTTATGAGAAATCAACCTAATGTTTTTCGTGATAATTTCCCAGCTATGGAAAAAGGACATTTAACAGAAGAAGAAGCTAAGATTGCAGAAACTATTTTTTTCCGACGTGTCCAAACAAAAAATATGTGGGAAGAAGCAAGTTATTTGTCAGATAACTCTCAGACTGTTTCTGAATTTAAAAAACCTGACTCACCTTTTCATGTTTTCATTTCAAGTGAGAATGAAGAAAAATACTGGAGTGAGTGTTTAATTTCTTTTGCAGAAGAAACTGAAGGAGAACATTTTGTATTAGATGCAGGGCATTATATTCACTTAGATAAACCAGAATTAATTGCAGAGAAGAGTAGGGATCTTATTGAGAAAGCAACGAAAAATTAG
- the hutI gene encoding imidazolonepropionase, translated as MTKPDLVILNARELVTLEGNSYKPKTKEELKNIGIIKDGAVVVKDEKIVAVGKTDEIINKVNITPKTRVIDAKDKTVMPGFVDPHTHIVFGESRERELGLRINGREYLEILEAGGGILGTVESTKNKPEIELYESAKKRLDTFLKEGVTTVESKSGYGLETETELKQLRVSKKLGRTHQVDVVNTFLGAHAIPKDYKSYPDAFVDLVVDEMLPQVVEEGLAEFCDIFCEKGVFSVEQSRRVLTKAKKAGLLPKIHADEINPLGGAELAADVKAVSADHLGKASDQGIKRMAEAGVVGVLLPGTLFFLMNDEYARARKMIEEGVPTALSTDRNPGSSPTESMSFIISLACLKMKMLPSEAISAATINAAHAINKADKIGSIERGKQADLVIFDMPNHEYLPYHYGINHVETVIKKGTVVV; from the coding sequence ATGACAAAACCTGATTTAGTTATATTAAATGCAAGGGAATTAGTTACACTAGAAGGGAATAGTTATAAACCTAAAACTAAGGAAGAACTTAAAAATATAGGTATTATAAAAGATGGTGCAGTTGTAGTAAAAGATGAAAAGATAGTAGCTGTAGGAAAAACAGACGAAATTATTAATAAAGTAAATATAACACCAAAAACTCGAGTTATTGATGCAAAGGATAAAACTGTGATGCCTGGGTTTGTTGATCCCCACACACATATTGTCTTTGGTGAAAGTAGAGAAAGAGAACTAGGACTAAGGATAAATGGTAGAGAGTATCTTGAAATATTAGAAGCGGGTGGAGGTATTTTAGGTACAGTAGAAAGTACAAAAAACAAACCAGAAATAGAGCTATATGAGTCTGCAAAGAAAAGATTAGATACCTTTTTAAAAGAAGGTGTCACAACAGTTGAATCAAAGAGTGGTTATGGTTTAGAGACAGAGACAGAATTAAAGCAGTTAAGGGTATCTAAAAAGTTAGGTAGAACACATCAAGTAGATGTTGTGAATACTTTTTTAGGTGCGCATGCAATACCTAAAGACTATAAAAGTTATCCCGATGCTTTTGTGGATTTAGTTGTGGATGAAATGCTACCTCAAGTTGTAGAAGAAGGATTAGCTGAATTTTGTGATATTTTTTGTGAAAAAGGTGTTTTTTCAGTAGAACAATCAAGAAGAGTACTTACTAAAGCAAAAAAAGCCGGGTTATTACCTAAAATTCATGCAGATGAGATAAACCCATTAGGAGGTGCAGAGCTAGCTGCTGATGTGAAAGCAGTTTCAGCCGATCACTTAGGTAAGGCAAGTGATCAAGGTATTAAAAGGATGGCTGAAGCGGGTGTTGTAGGAGTATTACTACCAGGTACACTCTTTTTCTTAATGAATGATGAATATGCTAGAGCAAGAAAAATGATAGAAGAAGGTGTACCCACAGCTCTATCAACAGATAGAAACCCTGGTTCTTCACCAACTGAATCTATGAGTTTTATTATCTCTCTTGCTTGTCTTAAAATGAAGATGTTACCTAGTGAAGCTATTAGTGCTGCTACTATTAATGCAGCCCATGCTATTAATAAAGCTGATAAAATAGGGAGTATTGAACGTGGTAAACAGGCAGATCTTGTTATTTTTGATATGCCAAATCATGAGTACCTACCGTATCATTACGGTATTAACCATGTAGAAACAGTTATTAAAAAAGGAACTGTTGTAGTTTAA
- the ftcD gene encoding glutamate formimidoyltransferase — translation MPLIECVPNYSEGRDKEVIEKIVANFKDKDGVKLLDTSPDEDHNRTVVTVVGEPEPLVEAVLGSVKTASEEIDMTQHEGEHPRMGATDVIPLTPVKDITMEECVDLSEKLADVIGSEFNIPVFMYEESANRKDRKNLAKVRKGEYEGVKKRINEDGEQPDYGPKKMNESAGATAIGARKPLVAYNVNLSTSDVDIAKKIAKNIRQRSGGLKNVKALGIYLDDRDVAQVTMNLVDVNQTPLYRIQELIKIEAARYGVHITDCEIVGLTPVEALIDVARYYLQLDSFDSEQVLENRLLE, via the coding sequence ATGCCTTTAATCGAATGTGTTCCAAATTATAGTGAAGGTAGAGATAAGGAGGTGATTGAAAAAATAGTAGCTAATTTTAAAGATAAAGATGGAGTGAAATTGTTAGATACATCACCTGATGAGGATCATAATAGAACTGTTGTAACTGTTGTGGGCGAACCTGAACCATTAGTTGAAGCAGTCCTTGGTTCTGTTAAGACTGCTTCAGAAGAGATTGATATGACACAACATGAAGGTGAACATCCAAGAATGGGTGCAACTGATGTGATACCACTAACCCCTGTTAAAGATATTACTATGGAAGAATGTGTTGATTTATCTGAAAAGTTAGCTGATGTTATCGGTTCTGAATTTAATATTCCTGTTTTTATGTATGAAGAGTCAGCTAATAGAAAAGATAGAAAGAATCTAGCTAAGGTACGAAAAGGTGAATATGAAGGTGTTAAAAAACGTATCAATGAAGATGGTGAACAGCCAGATTACGGACCTAAAAAGATGAATGAATCAGCTGGTGCAACAGCTATAGGCGCCAGAAAACCGTTGGTGGCCTATAACGTTAATTTAAGTACCTCAGATGTAGACATAGCTAAAAAGATAGCTAAAAATATTAGACAGAGAAGTGGTGGGCTAAAAAATGTTAAAGCCCTTGGTATATATTTAGACGATAGAGATGTGGCACAAGTAACTATGAACCTTGTTGATGTAAACCAAACTCCCCTATATAGAATACAAGAGCTTATAAAAATTGAAGCAGCTAGATATGGTGTGCACATAACTGATTGTGAGATTGTTGGATTGACACCAGTAGAGGCATTAATAGATGTAGCTAGATATTATCTTCAATTAGATAGCTTTGACTCAGAGCAGGTATTAGAGAACAGGTTATTAGAGTAG
- a CDS encoding M20 metallopeptidase family protein: MSEIFNEIKKMHDEFTEIRRYLHKYPELGLEEYETTKFIKKKLTEYNIDICSYNIETGVVALLEGEQNKSDKVVGLRADIDALPMTEKTDLEYSSQNDGIMHSCGHDGHAAILLGVAKYLSENRDKFSGKVKFIFQPGEETLKGAQTLVDNGVLKDPKPDVLVGLHGDPDLTVGKVGVKPNGFMASGDKFHITVKGTGGHGAYPHRSYDPILASSNLVMALQGIVSREINALDSAVISVCIINGGNAFNIIPEEIELKGTARCHTPEVRKQIEEKMERVIKNVVSTYGCDYEFTYEHGVPAVINDEDTTEEVVKAAKEVLSQDSVVDIPARMGSEDFSVLSTNVERSTFFRLGITKPDTPMVSQHNEKFDFNDEAIPYGMSVLTQFVFNQLS; encoded by the coding sequence ATGAGTGAAATTTTTAATGAAATTAAAAAAATGCATGATGAGTTTACAGAGATTAGAAGATACCTTCACAAATATCCAGAACTAGGTTTAGAAGAGTATGAAACAACAAAGTTTATTAAAAAAAAGTTAACTGAATACAATATTGATATCTGTTCTTATAATATTGAAACTGGTGTAGTGGCACTATTAGAAGGTGAACAAAATAAATCAGATAAAGTAGTTGGGTTAAGAGCTGATATAGATGCACTACCCATGACAGAAAAAACAGATCTAGAATATTCTTCACAAAATGATGGCATTATGCATAGCTGTGGCCATGATGGACACGCTGCCATTTTACTTGGTGTAGCAAAATACTTAAGTGAAAATAGAGATAAATTTTCTGGAAAGGTTAAATTCATTTTCCAACCAGGTGAAGAAACCCTAAAAGGTGCACAAACATTAGTTGATAACGGTGTTTTAAAAGATCCAAAACCTGATGTATTAGTAGGGCTTCACGGGGACCCCGACCTAACTGTTGGAAAGGTTGGTGTAAAGCCAAATGGCTTTATGGCTTCAGGTGATAAGTTTCATATAACAGTTAAAGGAACAGGTGGACATGGTGCTTATCCACATAGATCTTATGATCCTATTTTAGCTTCTTCTAACCTTGTAATGGCTCTTCAAGGTATAGTAAGTAGAGAGATAAATGCCCTTGATAGTGCTGTTATCTCTGTTTGTATCATAAATGGAGGTAATGCATTTAATATCATTCCTGAAGAAATAGAACTAAAAGGTACTGCTAGATGTCATACACCTGAAGTACGTAAACAAATAGAAGAAAAGATGGAGAGAGTCATTAAAAATGTTGTTAGTACCTATGGATGTGACTATGAATTTACTTATGAACATGGTGTACCAGCAGTTATTAATGATGAAGATACTACTGAAGAAGTTGTAAAAGCAGCAAAAGAAGTCCTTTCTCAAGATAGTGTAGTAGACATACCTGCAAGAATGGGCTCAGAAGACTTTTCAGTTTTATCAACTAATGTAGAGCGTTCTACATTTTTTAGACTCGGTATCACTAAACCAGATACTCCTATGGTAAGTCAACATAACGAAAAGTTTGATTTCAATGATGAAGCGATACCTTATGGGATGAGTGTACTAACTCAATTTGTTTTTAATCAGCTTTCTTAA
- a CDS encoding alanine/glycine:cation symporter family protein: MEFLENIVGIGNDLLWTYVVVILLIVFGVYFSVYLNFPQIRLIGDMGKLLVRGRTLPDGKTDGISSFQALTMSIASHVGTGNMAGVAIAISAGGPGAVFWMWIIALVAASLSFVENILAQTYKEKDGNSFRGGPSYYMKKALGQEKIGIFFSVLITVSFGLIFNSVQANTLADAIEGTYGFGNAIVGGAVALIVALVIFGGVKRIARVTEILVPIMAVIYVGIAFVVILLNITAVPQLFGSIFAGAFGFEPFAGGTLGAVIMNGIRRGLFSNEAGMGSAPNAAATSHVSHPVKQALIQVLGVFVDTLIICTSTAFIILLSGEFGGDLVGIQLTQGALSSHVGDWGGTFITFAIVFFTFSSILGNYYYGETNIQYLSSNKAWLTLFRFAVLAMVFIGSIASLGLVWDTADIFMGLMVVVNVLVIGKLSKIALVVSKDYIRQKKEGLDPVFVASKVDGVENVECWDDPSKENK; encoded by the coding sequence ATGGAATTTTTAGAAAATATCGTTGGTATAGGTAATGATTTATTATGGACTTATGTTGTAGTGATTTTACTAATTGTATTTGGTGTGTATTTTTCTGTATATTTAAATTTTCCACAAATTAGATTGATCGGTGACATGGGAAAGCTACTGGTAAGGGGCAGAACCCTTCCTGATGGCAAAACAGATGGGATATCATCTTTTCAAGCTTTAACTATGAGTATTGCATCTCATGTTGGCACAGGAAATATGGCAGGTGTTGCCATTGCTATATCTGCTGGCGGTCCTGGTGCAGTATTCTGGATGTGGATTATAGCACTAGTAGCTGCTAGTTTAAGTTTTGTAGAGAATATTTTAGCTCAGACGTATAAAGAAAAAGATGGAAATAGTTTCAGAGGAGGCCCTTCATACTATATGAAGAAAGCGTTGGGTCAAGAAAAAATAGGAATATTCTTTTCTGTACTCATAACGGTTTCTTTTGGATTAATTTTTAATTCTGTGCAAGCCAATACATTAGCAGATGCTATTGAAGGCACCTATGGCTTTGGTAATGCCATAGTAGGTGGTGCAGTTGCCCTGATTGTAGCGTTGGTCATATTTGGTGGTGTAAAGAGAATTGCTAGGGTAACAGAAATTTTGGTACCGATTATGGCAGTAATTTACGTAGGGATTGCTTTTGTCGTTATACTGCTTAATATAACTGCAGTACCACAGTTATTTGGTTCAATATTTGCAGGTGCTTTTGGATTTGAACCATTTGCAGGGGGCACCTTAGGTGCAGTTATCATGAATGGTATTAGAAGAGGATTATTCTCTAATGAGGCAGGCATGGGTAGTGCGCCCAATGCCGCTGCTACATCACATGTAAGTCATCCAGTCAAACAAGCCTTGATACAAGTCTTAGGTGTTTTTGTTGATACATTAATCATCTGTACATCAACAGCATTTATAATATTGCTTTCTGGAGAATTTGGCGGAGATTTAGTAGGGATCCAATTAACACAAGGTGCTTTGAGTTCACATGTTGGGGATTGGGGTGGTACTTTTATCACATTTGCAATTGTGTTCTTTACCTTTAGCTCAATACTTGGTAACTACTATTATGGAGAAACCAATATTCAATATTTAAGCTCAAACAAAGCTTGGCTGACGCTATTTAGATTTGCTGTTCTAGCAATGGTATTTATTGGTTCAATCGCTTCTTTAGGCCTTGTTTGGGACACAGCAGATATATTTATGGGTCTTATGGTAGTGGTGAATGTTTTAGTTATTGGTAAACTATCGAAGATTGCTCTAGTCGTTTCAAAAGATTACATCAGACAGAAAAAAGAAGGCTTAGATCCCGTATTTGTAGCAAGTAAAGTAGACGGAGTAGAAAATGTAGAATGCTGGGATGACCCTTCTAAAGAGAACAAGTAA
- the glsA gene encoding glutaminase A, whose translation MKDKLQSIIDQNRKWTNCGQVASYIPELAKADPNILGIAINDINDKAVQAGDYNYYFTIQSIVKVIILICLLIDGGEDKIFDKVGMEPSSEPFNSIPKLERTESGKPLNPFINAGAIACTDAVLGKNCKEKYERIVAMLKKLSNNQNLKINDAVYKSEKLTGQTNRAIAHYLKGAGLIDNSVEDVLDVYFKLCSVEMVVKDIAKIASVIANGGIAPWSQEKIIPTNANKIIKAIMTTCGLYDSSGCFAVRVGMPSKSGVGGGIVSVAPNKMGIAVVGPSLDHHGNSIAGVKVLEELSKSERLSIFL comes from the coding sequence ATGAAAGATAAGCTACAAAGCATTATAGACCAGAACAGAAAATGGACCAATTGTGGTCAAGTAGCATCCTATATCCCTGAACTTGCTAAAGCTGATCCAAACATACTTGGTATAGCAATTAATGATATTAACGATAAAGCAGTTCAAGCAGGTGATTATAATTATTATTTTACAATACAAAGTATCGTCAAAGTAATTATATTAATCTGTTTATTGATAGATGGAGGAGAAGATAAAATCTTTGATAAAGTAGGGATGGAACCTTCATCTGAACCCTTTAATTCAATACCAAAATTAGAGAGGACAGAGTCAGGGAAGCCACTAAATCCTTTTATAAATGCAGGCGCAATTGCATGTACGGATGCAGTGTTAGGCAAAAATTGTAAGGAAAAGTATGAAAGAATTGTGGCGATGTTAAAAAAACTCTCTAATAATCAAAACCTAAAAATTAATGATGCTGTATATAAATCTGAAAAGCTTACAGGACAAACCAACAGAGCAATTGCACATTATCTAAAAGGGGCTGGCTTAATCGATAATAGCGTAGAAGATGTCTTAGATGTTTACTTTAAACTATGTTCAGTAGAAATGGTTGTAAAAGATATTGCTAAAATCGCTTCGGTTATTGCTAATGGTGGTATAGCGCCATGGTCACAAGAAAAAATCATACCGACCAATGCAAACAAAATTATAAAAGCAATTATGACCACTTGTGGACTTTATGATTCCTCAGGATGTTTTGCAGTAAGAGTTGGTATGCCTTCAAAAAGTGGTGTCGGAGGCGGGATTGTATCTGTTGCACCTAATAAAATGGGAATAGCAGTTGTAGGTCCGTCTTTAGATCATCATGGGAATAGTATTGCAGGAGTAAAAGTTTTAGAAGAGCTTTCAAAATCAGAAAGATTAAGCATTTTTTTATAA